A genomic window from Silene latifolia isolate original U9 population chromosome Y, ASM4854445v1, whole genome shotgun sequence includes:
- the LOC141632273 gene encoding replication protein A 70 kDa DNA-binding subunit D-like, whose translation MNESKTTINEMNESKTSGKIKARVSRLWEVPNPYAKDQLICIDMVLIDEEGGYVHATIYGNSLIERFRSRLTEGDVYVLNHFAIESNKSPYRVVSDSKIMLKFQFSTRIKKIASGSSVIPRHGFDFVSFNTLEQRRLKPEVLTDVYGFLVSESVEKDSTAIEIRDKSENIIKLKLWKQFIVAYNKQMKGYRGQSHIIIVVTSTLVKGYNTASMKLDTSSSSKVYINLDFPEINELKSLLREKKEEIFLSTSSSQNSDILKKDISTIINHCKLPYEKNEICFCQATVKEVMGELPWYNPSCPDCNRKPKTVSKGFFYGYCTKPVEKPLTVYRLELLVEDASGITIFTMFNDEAKRMVGQDANTLFDSHPEQDPSSEDYDFIPSLLRNTFEDKTFVFKVKIDRFNHHNIKKNKQTFVVMKVIESISSEDSNTDKGAQKTTHKRQLEYISSDDEVSSTSTVTITRKKRKVQQVQDEKEG comes from the exons ATGAACGAAAGCAAGACAACCATCAACGAAATGAACGAAAGCAAGACAAGCGGGAAGATCAAGGCTCGTGTTTCTCGACTTTGGGAAGTACCAAATCCTTATGCTAAAGACCAGCTAATCTGCATAGATATGGTTCTTATAGACGAAGAG GGCGGTTACGTTCACGCAACCATATATGGCAATTCTCTAATTGAAAGGTTCCGTTCAAGACTCACCGAGGGAGATGTTTATGTGCTGAACCACTTTGCTATTGAATCGAACAAATCACCATATCGGGTTGTCAGCGATAGCAAGATTATGTTAAAATTTCAGTTTAGCACTCGCATTAAAAAGATTGCATCCGGAAGTTCCGTAATTCCAAGACACGGGTTTGACTTTGTATCATTCAACACTCTAGAACAACGCCGACTCAAACCAGAAGTTCTCACAG ATGTCTACGGATTTTTGGTGAGCGAATCTGTGGAGAAGGATTCAACCGCTATTGAAATCCGAGACAAGAG TGAGAACATTATCAAGTTGAAGTTATGGAAACAATTTATCGTTGCTTACAACAAACAAATGAAAGGATACCGTGGACAGTCTCACATTATCATAGTAGTGACCTCTACCTTAGTTAAAGGCTACAATACGG CTTCTATGAAGCTTGACACTTCCTCATCAAGCAAGGTTTATATTAATCTAGACTTTCCAGAGATCAATGAGCTGAAGAGCCTATTAAG ggagaagaaggaagaaatttTTTTGAGCACTTCTTCAAGTCAAAACAGTGACATTCTCAAGAAAGATATCTCAACAATCATCAATCACTGTAAATTACCATATGAGAAG AATGAAATTTGCTTCTGCCAAGCCACGGTAAAGGAAGTCATGGGAgaattaccttggtacaatccttcaTGTCCTGATTGTAATAGGAAGCCCAAGACAGTGAGTAAAGGCTTCTTCTACGGGTATTGCACCAAACCTGTAGAAAAACCATTGACGGT GTATCGTCTGGAGTTATTAGTTGAAGACGCATCTGGAATAACTATTTTTACTATGTTCAATGACGAAGCTAAAAGGATGGTTGGTCAAGATGCAAACACATTATTTGACTCCCATCCAGAACAG GACCCCTCATCTGAGGACTATGACTTCATCCCAAGCTTACTCCGAAATACTTTTGAAGATAAAACATTTGTTTTCAAAGTGAAGATTGACAGATTCAACCATCATAATATAAAGAAGAATAAGCAGACATTTGTTGTCATGAAAGTAATAGAAAGCATCTCATCTGAGGATTCAAATACAGACAAGGGTGCACAAAAAACTACCCACAAACGTCAACTTGAATATATCTCATCAGACGATGAAGTGTCAAGCACTTCAACAGTCACGATTACCCGCAAGAAACGCAAGGTACAGCAGGTGCAAGATGAAAAGGAAGGATGA